TATAAAACCCGATATCCGGTTGACTTTCTCGCAACCCTGTTTTTCTAAGAGATGTGTTAGTAAATCCTTTAATCCGAATATTTTTTAAAGCTGCATAAATTAAGATTACCGTTGAGAGAATTGTGTTATCGTGTCCGTGTGCTGAACCTAATGGTGACATTTCTATCCTCACATATCCTTGATCATAATAAAATTTACCCTCAGCATACTGAGGATTCTCGGCTAATGCTAAAAATTCTTCCCAGGTGGCTTTTACCCAGGTGTTAGTTGCGATTGTTTTTAAAGCAGGGGGAGCTTGAACCATAATCAACACCTTAACCCTAATATTGAGCTATTTTACAATTATAACGGATCAAACCAATCTTGACCTCCTGGTAATTGAGCTAATTCTTGATCAATGCGGTGAGGTAAATCTTTAACCGGATATTCATAAGTTAAATCAAGTAGTTTTTGGGCAATATTTAATAATCCGTTTTGCTCAATCATTGCTGATAGTTGAGTCGATTTTAAACTGCCTCCTAAAATTTCTATACTAGCAGGACGAATGGCTTGCTCAATTGCTTCTTCCAAATAAGGTTTCCATTCAGTGCTTTGAATATAATAAGAATTTTTATGAGCTTTTAAATTAAGTTTCTTGATTTGGATGATAGAATCTGATATTGAAGCTATCCAAGAATTCGTTAATCGTTTTTCAACTTGATTTTTGAGCAAATGGATAAACAGCCGAACTAAAAAAGATTCTATGTTTCTCAGAATTGCTTGTTTTCCCATTTCTTCAAGTTCATCAATAATCTCTAAAGCATCTTGATAACGTTGTTCTAAAATACAATTTCTTAAGTCAGTGAGTTCTTGAACCATAATCTTATCCTAATTTTGCTTACCCTCAACAAAAGTTTTATTTTAAGAAGACGAAAATAGAAACAGAATCAGTAGGGAAATTACGATTTTTAAGACAAAACATTTTGTTATAATCAGATTATAGCAATTTAATTTCTTACATTCAAGTTTAATTCTAACCATGTCATCGATTATAACTCTTCCTTTAGTTAAAGACCCAGAACGTTTAGAAAAACAGTTACGCGATATTCCTCCGGTTTCTGGGGTGTATTTGATGCGAGATCATCAGGATAATATTCTTTATATTGGCAAGTCTAAGAAATTGCGATCGCGGGTTCGTTCTTATTTTCGAGAACAACATCATCATACCCCCAGAATTTCTTTAATGGTGCAACAAATTACCGAGATAGAATTTATTGTTACGGACACAGAAGCGGAAGCCTTAGCGTTAGAAGCCAATTTAGTTAAACAACATCAACCCCATTTTAATGTTCTCCTCAAAGATGATAAAAAATACCCCTATTTGTGCATTACTTGGTCGGAAGATTATCCGCGAATTTTTATTACCCGAAAACGTCGTTTAGGAAATCAAAAAGACCGTTATTATGGCCCCTATGTGGATACAAGGGTATTGAGAAATACGCTGCATTTAGTTAAGCGAATTTTTCCCCTGCGTCAACGTCCGAAACCGTTATTTAAAGATCGTCCTTGTTTAAATTATGATATTGGTCGCTGTCCGGGGGTTTGTCAACTGTTAATTTCTCCCGAAGACTATCGAAAAATAGTTCAAAAAGTGGCGATGATTTTTCAAGGTCGATCAACGGAACTGATGGATCATTTAACCGAACAAATGGAACAAGCTGCTGAAGAATTAAACTTTGAAATGGCTGCAAAAATTCGAGATCAAATTCAAGGGTTACAATCTTTAAATGCCGAGCAGAAAGTCTCTTTACCCGATGATCGAGTCTCCCGCGATGCGATCGCACTAGCGGCTAATTCTAAACAAGCTTGTGTGCAATTATTCCAAATTCGAGCCGGACAATTAGTCGGACGATTAGGGTTTACCGCCGCCGTCCCGACCGAGTTAAAATTAACAGAAATGGGGTTAATTTTACAACGGGTTTTAGAAGAACATTATCAAACGGTTGATACTGTTGAAATTCCCAGCGAAATATTAGTTCAATATGAATTACCCGATGAATCTATTCTAACAGATTGGTTGAGCGATCGCAAGGGAAAAAAAGTAACAATTTTAACCCCCCAACGCCAACTCAAAGCCGAGTTAATTGAGATGGTAGAACGCAATGCGGAATATGAATTAGAACGGGTGCAAAAATTAAGCGATCGCAATACCGCAGCGATGGAAGATTTAGCAGAAATTCTGGATTTACTCGACATTCCTCACCGTATAGAAGGTTATGATATTTCCCATATTCAAGGGTCAGATGCTGTTGCTTCCCGTGTCGTATTTATTGAAGGTTTACCCGCCCCACAATACTATCGTCATTATAAGATTAAAAACCCCACGGTTCAAGCCGGACATTCCGATGATTTTGCCAGTTTAGCGGAAGTAATTCAGCGACGGTTTCGAGACTATTTTACCTCAACAGATAAACCGGATTTAATCATGATTGATGGGGGAAAAGGTCAACTGTCGGCGGTGGTAGCTGTATTACAAGAGATGAATTTATTAGAGGAAATTCGAGTAGTTAGTTTAGCCAAACAACGAGAAGAAATCTTTTTACCTGGAGAAAGTTTTCCCTTAGAAACTGATCCCGAACAACCGGGGGTTCAATTATTAAGAAGATTACGCGATGAAGCTCATCGGTTTGCGGTTAGTTTTCATCGGAATAAACGCAGTGAACGAATGAAGCGATCGCGTTTAGATGACATTCCAGGGTTAGGACATCATCGTCAAAAATTACTATTAGCCCATTTTCGTTCTATTGATTATATTAGAATGGCAACCTTAGAACAGTTAGCTGAAGTATCAGGAATTGGCTCAAAATTAGCCCAACAAATTTATGATTATTTTCATTAAAGTAGTGAGGCGTGAACGCCTCAGAAAGCCCTGAAGGGCTTACTACTTTTCAGAAAGCCCTGAAGGGCTTACTACTTTAATGTTGATGTAGGGGAATTTCAATAATAAATTCAGTTCCTTGACCTAGTTCTGAATTACATTGAATTGAACCTTTATGTTTTTCAACAATAATTTGATAACTAATCGATAATCCTAACCCTGTTCCTTTTCCGACGGGTTTGGTGGTAAAAAAGGGATTAAATAAGTTAGATTTAACGTTTTCTGACATTCCCATGCCATTATCTGCAATTTTAATTCTAACCCATTGTTGATCAAGCAGTTCAGTTTGAACTGTAATTCGACCCTGATTGTGCCGAGGTTGTTGGACAGAGGAATTATGACCCCAATTTTCTAAAGCATCAATGGAATTAGAAATTAAATTCATAAACACTTGATTTAATTGTCCAGCATAACATTCAACTAAAGGAATATTGTCATATTTTTTAATAATTTGAATAGCTTGATGTTGGGATTTTTCCTTTAAACGATTGTGTAAAATCAATAAAGTATTATCAATTCCTTGATGAATATCAACGGCTTTCATTTCGGCTTCATCTAACCGAGAAAAATTCCGAAGCGAAAGAACAATTTCTCGAATTCGGTTGGCTCCCATTTTCATAGAATTGAGAATATTAGGCATATCTTCAATTAAAAATTCTAGATCCGAATCCTCGGCAAAATCAATAATTTCAGGGGGGGGATCAGGATAATGATTTTGATAAACTTTGATAAAATTTAATAAAGTTTCCGTATATTCTTGAGCATGAATTAAGTTACCATAAATAAAATTAACCGGGTTATTAATTTCATGGGCAACTCCGGCCACAAGTTGACCTAAACTCGACATTTTTTCAGCTTGAATTAATTGCGTTTGAGCTTGGCGAAAATTAGTTAATGCGATTTCGGCTTCTTCTTTCGCCTGTCGCATGGCTTCTTCTGCTTGTTTGCGATCAGTAATATCAGTAATTGTACCAACATAACCAATAACTTCTCCCTGAGAATTCATCTCAGCCGCCGCTTGACCATACACCCAAGTAATCTTGCCATCAGGACGTTGTATACGGTATTCAGACCCAAATAAAACTTGATTTTTAGCGCAGTTTTCCCAGTCTTGATATACTCTAATTTGATCTTCGGAATAAACCGCAAGAGACCAACCTTTTCCCATCGCTTCCTCTAAATTTAATCCAGCAATTTCAGTCCATCGCTGATTAACATAAAGACAGTTTCCCTGATTATCTGTATGGAAAATTCCCACCGGAGAAACTTCAGCTAATGTTGCATAACGTTTCTCACTATTTCTCAACGCTTGTTCTGCATTTCGTTGTTCTGTTACATCTACACCAACACTGACAATATAGTCAATTTCTTTGGCTTCATTGAGTAAGATTGTATCCGACCAACTAATAATTCGTTGCTCTCCATTTTTTGTGATCCAACAGGCTTCGTAATATTTAGGAAATTGATCAATGAGTAAAAAAGTAAAATTGGCTTTAACTTTAGGTGCTTCATCTGGGTCTAAAAACACATCCCAAACATAGCGATTTCTAATTTCATCAAAAGTGTATTGGGTTGTTTGTTCAAAGGCTCGGTTAAATCGAACAATCCGACCTTTAGCATCTAGTAAAACCACTAATGCCCCTGCAATATCTAAAATAGCAGCAATAAAATTTCGTTCCTTTTCAATGGCTGCAAATAACTCATCAATTTGAGTCGTCATTTGATTAAAAGTTGTGGCTAATACCCCTAATTCATTAGAACATTGCACATCAACTTGGGTTTTCAAATCTCCTTGACTGATTTGTAATGCAGCTTGGGTTAATTTTTTTAAGGGTAAAATAATTTGCCGACTATGAAATATACTGATACCAATAGCAAAACCTGTAATTAAAATCACAGTTCCCCCCATGACAAAAATCATCTGATAAATGGGAGCATAAGCTTCTGTGATCGGAAGTTCAACGACCAAAGACCAATTAACACTAGGAATTACTGATGTCGCCCCCAAAACCTCTACATTTTTTAACCCTAGATAATGATTTATTTTTAATTTTTTATTATCTAAAATATCTTGAATTGACTCAATAATTTTAGGATTTTTTAAATTTTGAATCTTAAAGATTTTAGATTTATTTTCAGGAGTAGTAAAGACTCGATTTCGTTCATCGACAACATAAACATATCCAGTTTGACCCACTTGAGTCTGAGACAGAACAAAACTGAGAAAACCCAAGTCAATTTCAGCGAATAAAACGCCATCAATTCGATCTAAATTATCTCGAATGGGAACAGACATCACCATTTTATATTTCCGATCATGAGGATCAAACTCAATAGTTCCTACATAATCTTCCTCTTGTTTAAAAGCTCGAATAAATAAGGGAGAATCTGTATAATTTTTTCTTAAAGTTTGATCATCAGTGAGTATAGATGTAATCACCTCTCCCTGACGGTTTAAAATAGCAACTAAATGATAGGCTTCATTATGACGAACTAATCCTTCTATCAAGTTTTGTTGAATATCCGGGGTTAAATCTGTTAACCCTTTAACCCGTGCTAAATAACTTAATTTTCGTTGTAAATCATCTATATAGTTATTAATTTGATAAGCAATAACTTGCGATCGCTCACTTTGTAGAGATTGTAACTGTTTCATCTGAGATTCATAACTCAGATAAATCAATAATCCGCCACTGGTTAAAGCACTGATTAGCCCGACAAAGAGTAAACTGCTACGGAGTTGCTTGGCTAGGGAAAAAAATCGCGGGTTGGGGGATAAAATAGAACCCCGAAACCTAGATAAAAAATGATGTTTCTCCGCTTGACTCATGATTTTTCCAATAACAGGGAAATGATCTATTTTTATTTATTGTAGTCTGTTGTTGGCTCGGAAGGTGTAATATCAATTTTTCCAGTCACTACTTGTTGTTTGATCTGATTAAATTTTGCCTCTTCTTCTGGCGTTAATGTGCCTCTAAAGGGGGCAAAATCATAGATTTTTTCGCGTAACCCATATTTATATTGTTTGCCTTCCCATCGTCCTTGCTGAACTAAAGTTGCAATTTTTAAGACTAATTCAGGAATATTCTGTAAGACACTGGTTAAAACTTTTCCCGGAGCTAGATTATATTGATCTTTCGTCCAACCAATACCATAAACTC
The sequence above is drawn from the Planktothrix serta PCC 8927 genome and encodes:
- a CDS encoding PAS domain S-box protein — protein: MSQAEKHHFLSRFRGSILSPNPRFFSLAKQLRSSLLFVGLISALTSGGLLIYLSYESQMKQLQSLQSERSQVIAYQINNYIDDLQRKLSYLARVKGLTDLTPDIQQNLIEGLVRHNEAYHLVAILNRQGEVITSILTDDQTLRKNYTDSPLFIRAFKQEEDYVGTIEFDPHDRKYKMVMSVPIRDNLDRIDGVLFAEIDLGFLSFVLSQTQVGQTGYVYVVDERNRVFTTPENKSKIFKIQNLKNPKIIESIQDILDNKKLKINHYLGLKNVEVLGATSVIPSVNWSLVVELPITEAYAPIYQMIFVMGGTVILITGFAIGISIFHSRQIILPLKKLTQAALQISQGDLKTQVDVQCSNELGVLATTFNQMTTQIDELFAAIEKERNFIAAILDIAGALVVLLDAKGRIVRFNRAFEQTTQYTFDEIRNRYVWDVFLDPDEAPKVKANFTFLLIDQFPKYYEACWITKNGEQRIISWSDTILLNEAKEIDYIVSVGVDVTEQRNAEQALRNSEKRYATLAEVSPVGIFHTDNQGNCLYVNQRWTEIAGLNLEEAMGKGWSLAVYSEDQIRVYQDWENCAKNQVLFGSEYRIQRPDGKITWVYGQAAAEMNSQGEVIGYVGTITDITDRKQAEEAMRQAKEEAEIALTNFRQAQTQLIQAEKMSSLGQLVAGVAHEINNPVNFIYGNLIHAQEYTETLLNFIKVYQNHYPDPPPEIIDFAEDSDLEFLIEDMPNILNSMKMGANRIREIVLSLRNFSRLDEAEMKAVDIHQGIDNTLLILHNRLKEKSQHQAIQIIKKYDNIPLVECYAGQLNQVFMNLISNSIDALENWGHNSSVQQPRHNQGRITVQTELLDQQWVRIKIADNGMGMSENVKSNLFNPFFTTKPVGKGTGLGLSISYQIIVEKHKGSIQCNSELGQGTEFIIEIPLHQH
- the uvrC gene encoding excinuclease ABC subunit UvrC; this translates as MSSIITLPLVKDPERLEKQLRDIPPVSGVYLMRDHQDNILYIGKSKKLRSRVRSYFREQHHHTPRISLMVQQITEIEFIVTDTEAEALALEANLVKQHQPHFNVLLKDDKKYPYLCITWSEDYPRIFITRKRRLGNQKDRYYGPYVDTRVLRNTLHLVKRIFPLRQRPKPLFKDRPCLNYDIGRCPGVCQLLISPEDYRKIVQKVAMIFQGRSTELMDHLTEQMEQAAEELNFEMAAKIRDQIQGLQSLNAEQKVSLPDDRVSRDAIALAANSKQACVQLFQIRAGQLVGRLGFTAAVPTELKLTEMGLILQRVLEEHYQTVDTVEIPSEILVQYELPDESILTDWLSDRKGKKVTILTPQRQLKAELIEMVERNAEYELERVQKLSDRNTAAMEDLAEILDLLDIPHRIEGYDISHIQGSDAVASRVVFIEGLPAPQYYRHYKIKNPTVQAGHSDDFASLAEVIQRRFRDYFTSTDKPDLIMIDGGKGQLSAVVAVLQEMNLLEEIRVVSLAKQREEIFLPGESFPLETDPEQPGVQLLRRLRDEAHRFAVSFHRNKRSERMKRSRLDDIPGLGHHRQKLLLAHFRSIDYIRMATLEQLAEVSGIGSKLAQQIYDYFH
- a CDS encoding DUF29 family protein, with the protein product MVQELTDLRNCILEQRYQDALEIIDELEEMGKQAILRNIESFLVRLFIHLLKNQVEKRLTNSWIASISDSIIQIKKLNLKAHKNSYYIQSTEWKPYLEEAIEQAIRPASIEILGGSLKSTQLSAMIEQNGLLNIAQKLLDLTYEYPVKDLPHRIDQELAQLPGGQDWFDPL